The Ignavibacteriales bacterium DNA segment TATTATATTATTTTTCTTTAGCCTAATAAACTCTTGTTCAGATCGTGAAAAAATTCCTAATGAATTTCCTACTTCAAGTCTATATATTACCGAGGCTAATTGGGAATTTAATAATGATAATATTCAGACATTTAAAAGATTTTGGATTACCTTTCAAAATTTATCACAAAAAGATATTAGATATATCAAATTTAGATTGACAATTAAGGTCAAAGATGGATTAGATAGAGAGGTATTTAGGAGAACAATTGAGAAAAATGAAAAAGTTTTTCTAACGATATTGTAAGATATGAGATAGAAGAATTAAGAGATTTTTATATAGGTGTAAATGTGTCGGTAAAGGGAAATTTTGTTTGGGATGCAGAGGTTCTAGAAGTCAAAGAATAATATTGAGTTTTTCTTATTTTATTTGATTCTCATTATCTAACTCTTCGCTTAGGTTTGTAACAAACAATTCAACCTGCTGTTCATTACCAAGCAAATCCTGCAAAGTAATTTTACTTAACAAACCATCAAGCATTGTTTGTACTGTTTTCCAGAGTGAGCGGATTGAACAATCGATTGAGTTCGTACAAATGTTATTAACTCCAGCGTGCAAATCACAAAAACCTGATTCATAAAGTTTTCCGCCAAGAGCAGCTAATACATCACCAACAAGAATTTCATTAGCAGAGCGCGCAAGTTTGTATCCACCCGTTTGTCCGCGAGAGCTTTCAATAAATCCGGCAAGACGTAACGCACGCAAAATCTTTCCAACATTTGCTTCAGAAAGTTTTTCCTGTTCACTCAGTTCGGGAATAGTCATTCCTTTATCGGAATCACTTTTCCCGATTCTAAGTAATAATCTTAAACCATATTCTTCTTGTGTGCTAAATTTCATTATTCATTCTGTCATGCTGAATTTATTTCAGCATCTTTAGTTTGTATTAGAGATCCCGAAACAAGTTCGGGATGACGACTATTTATCCTTGAAACAAAGGAATTTTTGATCCACATTGTTTTGCATATTGTACTTGTTCAAATTGTTCTGGAGTTATTGACGGACCTTTAGCAGAACATTTTTCATTAAATACATCTACAAGCGTTTTTGCAATTTGCTCTGCTGAGTAACCTTCAATGTCCATTCTTCTCATAAAATAAATTAACTCGCCATTCTTAAATAATGCAACGCTTGGAGATGAAGGTGGAAATCCTTTTACATGCTGTCTTATGCGTTCAACTGCATCACGTTCTTGCCCTGCAAATCCTGTATAAAGTTTATCTGGAATGATATCATTCTGTAAAGCGAGAGAAACTCCAGGTCGTGCACTACCTGCAGCGCATCCGCAAACTGAGTTAATCATAACCAAAACAGTTTTATCATCTTTTAAATTTATTGCTTCATCAACCTGCTCGGGTGTAAGCAATTCGTTGAAACCAACTGCGATTAATTCATCCCGCATCGGTTGCACTGCGTCCTGATCATACATTGGCGGACGCGAAAGAATATTGAACATTTTTTTGCTCCTTTTTATTTTTATTTAATAGCACGCAGATGACGCAGATTTTACTGATCAGCGCAGATCAGTCGCATCAGTGAAA contains these protein-coding regions:
- a CDS encoding Rrf2 family transcriptional regulator; the encoded protein is MKFSTQEEYGLRLLLRIGKSDSDKGMTIPELSEQEKLSEANVGKILRALRLAGFIESSRGQTGGYKLARSANEILVGDVLAALGGKLYESGFCDLHAGVNNICTNSIDCSIRSLWKTVQTMLDGLLSKITLQDLLGNEQQVELFVTNLSEELDNENQIK
- a CDS encoding BrxA/BrxB family bacilliredoxin; translated protein: MFNILSRPPMYDQDAVQPMRDELIAVGFNELLTPEQVDEAINLKDDKTVLVMINSVCGCAAGSARPGVSLALQNDIIPDKLYTGFAGQERDAVERIRQHVKGFPPSSPSVALFKNGELIYFMRRMDIEGYSAEQIAKTLVDVFNEKCSAKGPSITPEQFEQVQYAKQCGSKIPLFQG